One Simonsiella muelleri ATCC 29453 DNA window includes the following coding sequences:
- the rsmG gene encoding 16S rRNA (guanine(527)-N(7))-methyltransferase RsmG, which produces MSYLKEQLQSGLNAMNLDLTMPQQLLLLEYVALLKKWNSTYNLTALRDENTMISHHLLDSLTLLPYVANAQTLMDVGSGGGMPGIPTAICRPDLHITLLDSNTKKTTFLQQAVIELGLKNVTVASGRVEAMHDKKVDVVTSRAFAELHDFIALTKHLLNENGYWAAMKGVYPYEELENVPQNIEVYQIDKLNVPTLNAERHMVLMRPKKG; this is translated from the coding sequence ATGAGTTACCTAAAAGAACAATTACAATCAGGGTTAAACGCCATGAATTTGGATTTAACCATGCCACAACAATTGTTGTTGTTAGAATATGTTGCGTTGTTAAAAAAATGGAACAGCACTTATAATTTAACCGCCTTGCGCGATGAAAATACCATGATTAGCCATCATTTATTGGATAGCTTAACGTTGTTGCCGTATGTTGCCAACGCACAAACGCTGATGGATGTGGGTTCAGGCGGTGGCATGCCAGGGATTCCCACCGCTATTTGTCGCCCTGATTTGCACATTACACTACTGGATTCTAACACCAAAAAAACCACATTTTTACAACAAGCTGTGATTGAATTAGGCTTGAAGAATGTTACCGTGGCAAGCGGTCGCGTGGAAGCGATGCACGACAAAAAAGTAGACGTGGTAACCAGTCGCGCTTTCGCTGAATTACACGATTTCATTGCGCTGACCAAGCATCTGCTCAACGAAAATGGCTATTGGGCAGCCATGAAAGGCGTGTATCCCTACGAAGAATTGGAAAATGTGCCACAAAATATTGAAGTCTATCAAATTGATAAATTAAATGTCCCCACATTAAATGCCGAACGTCATATGGTTTTGATGCGCCCCAAAAAAGGGTAG
- a CDS encoding ParA family protein, protein MSYKVITICNQKGGVGKTTTAVNLAASLAHRNRKVLLIDIDPQGNATMGSGVDKNNFEFGVYHLLVGEADAKTAIIHSETGHYDVISSNRDLTGVEIELMQRPAREMCLRDAIASVRDEYDFILIDCPPTLSLLMLNGLAAADSVLIPMVCEYYALEGISDLLATIKRVRQTINPTLDITGVMFTMFTTQNKLSQDVSAQLRNYFGQRVFNTTIPRNVRLAEAPSHGMPALAYDPKAKGTQAYLALADEFLSVKLPASSLGYLKTVLRF, encoded by the coding sequence ATGAGTTATAAAGTTATCACCATTTGCAATCAAAAAGGTGGCGTGGGCAAAACCACGACTGCTGTGAATTTGGCTGCCAGTCTCGCCCACCGCAATCGCAAAGTATTGCTCATAGACATTGACCCGCAAGGCAATGCCACAATGGGTAGCGGTGTAGATAAAAATAATTTTGAATTTGGGGTTTATCATTTGTTAGTGGGCGAAGCCGATGCCAAAACTGCCATCATTCACAGCGAAACAGGGCATTATGATGTGATTTCGTCTAACCGCGATTTGACTGGCGTGGAAATTGAATTGATGCAACGACCTGCACGTGAAATGTGTTTGCGTGATGCGATTGCGTCTGTGCGCGATGAATATGACTTTATTTTGATTGACTGTCCACCAACTTTATCATTGTTGATGTTGAACGGTTTAGCAGCGGCAGACAGCGTGTTGATTCCGATGGTGTGTGAATATTACGCATTGGAAGGGATTTCCGATTTGCTGGCAACCATCAAACGCGTACGCCAAACCATTAATCCAACTTTGGATATTACGGGTGTGATGTTTACCATGTTCACCACACAAAACAAATTATCACAAGATGTGAGTGCGCAATTACGTAATTATTTCGGACAACGCGTATTCAACACCACAATTCCGCGTAATGTCCGTTTAGCAGAAGCACCAAGCCATGGTATGCCAGCATTGGCGTACGACCCCAAAGCCAAAGGCACACAAGCCTATTTGGCATTAGCCGATGAGTTTTTGTCAGTCAAATTACCAGCATCTTCATTGGGTTATTTGAAAACGGTATTACGATTCTAA
- a CDS encoding cold shock domain-containing protein, whose product MNHNHQIDWQLKFSEGLIGIITQWNAQKGFGFIYVEDAKTDVFFRHHVFIANRTQPKVGDKVIVCAERDGMGWRAMSVYLPDWGNFKNAYNQYDTPTLDVQLQERLNKGVVGKIINWNEDLGLGMIQIFHPAMAIAFQIAAFSLKSRAPVVGESVYVSVRHDGFCWSATAVTPLIKNEYIVKIQEQFRPLYCPMVKPLCVAVMGDWLGGWC is encoded by the coding sequence GTGAACCATAATCATCAAATAGATTGGCAACTTAAATTCAGCGAAGGTCTAATTGGTATAATTACGCAATGGAACGCACAAAAAGGATTTGGATTCATTTATGTAGAAGATGCCAAAACGGACGTATTTTTTCGGCACCATGTATTTATCGCCAATCGGACACAACCTAAAGTAGGCGACAAAGTCATTGTGTGTGCGGAACGCGATGGCATGGGCTGGCGAGCAATGTCGGTGTATTTACCTGATTGGGGAAATTTTAAAAATGCATATAATCAATATGATACCCCAACCCTTGATGTACAACTACAAGAACGATTAAACAAAGGTGTGGTGGGAAAAATCATCAATTGGAATGAAGATTTGGGTTTAGGTATGATTCAAATTTTTCATCCAGCCATGGCGATTGCTTTTCAGATTGCGGCATTTTCGTTGAAATCACGCGCCCCTGTAGTGGGAGAATCGGTGTATGTGAGTGTGCGACACGATGGTTTTTGTTGGTCGGCAACTGCGGTTACCCCATTGATTAAAAATGAATATATCGTAAAAATACAAGAACAATTTCGCCCATTGTACTGCCCAATGGTTAAGCCTTTATGCGTAGCGGTGATGGGGGATTGGCTTGGTGGCTGGTGTTGA
- a CDS encoding DUF1294 domain-containing protein, with the protein MRSGDGGLAWWLVLIGWNKPIWWVSMILSVVMFFVYAWDKYCEIEHRPTIHTLFLHVGDALGGWVGSMVARYLFTHRVDRDFSRWFWVLVVLNMVGCAWLANIFFQAA; encoded by the coding sequence ATGCGTAGCGGTGATGGGGGATTGGCTTGGTGGCTGGTGTTGATTGGGTGGAACAAACCGATATGGTGGGTGTCTATGATTTTGTCGGTGGTGATGTTTTTTGTGTATGCGTGGGACAAATATTGTGAAATTGAACATCGCCCAACGATTCATACATTGTTTTTGCACGTGGGTGATGCGTTAGGCGGCTGGGTGGGAAGCATGGTGGCGCGGTATTTGTTTACGCACCGAGTGGATCGTGATTTTTCGCGTTGGTTTTGGGTATTGGTGGTGTTGAATATGGTGGGTTGTGCATGGTTAGCGAATATTTTTTTTCAGGCAGCCTGA
- a CDS encoding DUF1294 domain-containing protein — protein MYDNNKIDYETKSKFHLGVSGKIVKWNSERGFGFVKTAEVANDIFFHVNTLVGKDEISPQQNESVTVYAKYDDDKKRWSATKITSPKREQLRAEREAKEHALICPMKDKLKWVAPVVGIWSLLVYGVSLALGISYLLISLITLAIYALDKKHALDNTSNRIPENTLHVLSVMGGWAGALVARFLFRHKTQKRPFVQLFWVTVALNVAITVYLVLSGSLKAIGS, from the coding sequence ATGTATGATAATAACAAAATAGATTATGAAACCAAATCCAAATTTCATTTAGGTGTATCGGGTAAAATTGTCAAATGGAACAGCGAGCGCGGTTTTGGTTTTGTCAAAACGGCGGAAGTGGCGAACGACATTTTTTTTCATGTGAATACGTTGGTGGGCAAAGATGAAATAAGTCCACAACAAAATGAATCAGTTACGGTTTACGCGAAATACGATGACGACAAAAAACGCTGGTCTGCTACCAAAATTACCTCACCCAAACGCGAACAATTAAGAGCAGAACGTGAAGCCAAAGAACACGCATTAATCTGCCCAATGAAAGACAAATTAAAATGGGTTGCGCCTGTAGTTGGGATTTGGTCGTTGTTGGTGTATGGGGTTTCGTTGGCACTGGGTATAAGTTACCTATTGATTTCATTGATAACGTTAGCAATTTATGCTTTGGACAAAAAACATGCTTTGGATAACACCAGCAACCGTATCCCCGAAAATACCTTACACGTTTTGTCAGTGATGGGCGGTTGGGCAGGGGCGTTGGTGGCGCGATTTTTGTTTCGCCACAAAACGCAAAAACGGCCATTTGTGCAACTTTTTTGGGTAACAGTGGCTTTAAATGTGGCAATAACCGTATATTTGGTGCTTTCAGGCAGCCTGAAAGCAATAGGCAGCTAA
- a CDS encoding putative quinol monooxygenase, with protein sequence MIGAVSDCSVPLENQAEFEKLMSDFIRYTRRQPGCIYYDFGRVAGNSTQYIVVQKWATEADLENYLADPEFRLKVMKIIKLAKDLLAVETFNLLI encoded by the coding sequence ATGATAGGAGCGGTATCAGATTGTAGCGTGCCACTTGAAAATCAAGCTGAATTTGAAAAACTCATGAGTGATTTTATACGATACACACGCCGACAACCAGGTTGTATTTATTACGATTTTGGTAGAGTTGCAGGCAACTCAACTCAATATATTGTTGTCCAAAAATGGGCAACTGAAGCAGATTTAGAAAATTATTTAGCAGACCCTGAATTCAGATTGAAAGTCATGAAAATCATAAAATTAGCCAAAGATTTATTGGCAGTTGAAACGTTTAACTTATTAATTTAA
- a CDS encoding HesA/MoeB/ThiF family protein, protein MNDAQLLRYSRHILLNEIGIENQEKLLQSTVLVVGCGGLGAAALPYLASAGVGKLIIADPDTIDETNLQRQISYTERDSGSLKVERMAQFLQERNSHCVIETHNKYLNSKDLFNLTAQADVVLDCSDNFATRQAVNAACVVNRKPLVSGAAVRFDGQLVVFRADLADACYHCLFDMAQADDGACALFGVFSPLVGVIGAAQAVEALKILMDLPVAANILRCYFALTGEWQTFKFAKNPACRVCQSSDLS, encoded by the coding sequence ATGAATGACGCGCAATTATTACGTTACAGCCGACATATTTTATTAAATGAAATTGGCATAGAAAATCAAGAAAAATTATTACAATCAACAGTTTTGGTAGTTGGGTGTGGTGGGTTAGGTGCGGCGGCGTTGCCTTATTTGGCATCAGCTGGCGTGGGCAAACTCATCATTGCAGACCCAGATACCATTGACGAAACCAATTTACAACGCCAAATCAGTTACACCGAGCGCGATTCAGGCAGCCTGAAAGTTGAACGCATGGCACAATTTTTACAGGAACGCAACAGCCATTGTGTGATTGAAACTCATAATAAATATTTAAATTCAAAAGATTTATTTAATTTAACTGCGCAAGCTGATGTGGTGTTGGATTGCAGCGATAATTTTGCCACGCGTCAAGCCGTGAATGCGGCGTGCGTGGTCAATCGTAAACCATTGGTGTCGGGTGCAGCGGTACGATTTGATGGTCAACTGGTTGTTTTTCGTGCAGATTTAGCAGATGCGTGTTACCACTGCTTGTTTGATATGGCGCAAGCCGATGATGGGGCGTGTGCGTTGTTTGGTGTATTTTCACCGTTGGTGGGTGTGATTGGCGCGGCACAAGCAGTTGAAGCTTTAAAAATTTTAATGGATTTGCCTGTGGCGGCGAATATATTGCGTTGTTATTTTGCACTAACTGGTGAGTGGCAAACATTTAAATTTGCTAAAAATCCAGCCTGTCGTGTTTGCCAGTCATCGGATTTATCGTAA
- the mnmA gene encoding tRNA 2-thiouridine(34) synthase MnmA, whose protein sequence is MYENQNIIVGLSGGVDSSVTAALLKQDGANVHGVFMQNWEDDNNDQYCSIKQDSLDAMAVADIIGIDIDIVNFATQYKDKVFAYFLQEYAAGRTPNPDVLCNAEIKFKCFLDYAIEQGAEAIATGHYARKQIRNGVHYLLRGLDNNKDQSYFLYRLQPHQLEKSLFPLGHLQKTEVRRLATELKLPTATKKDSTGICFIGERPFREFLQKYLPTHNGNMVTPEGKIVGEHVGLTFYTIGQRKGLGIGGAGEPWFVVGKDLPKNELLVVQGHDHELLYTNSLEMNQLSWTLPEKPVAGRYTCKTRYRMADAACELRYLSDDTAELLFNEPQWAVTHGQSAVLYDGEICLGGGIITATDKPLIKL, encoded by the coding sequence ATGTATGAAAATCAAAATATTATTGTTGGACTATCGGGTGGCGTGGATTCTAGCGTAACCGCCGCATTACTCAAACAAGACGGCGCAAACGTACATGGCGTATTTATGCAAAACTGGGAAGACGACAACAACGACCAATATTGCAGCATCAAACAAGATTCACTAGACGCAATGGCAGTTGCTGACATCATTGGCATTGATATTGATATCGTCAATTTTGCCACGCAATACAAAGACAAAGTGTTCGCCTATTTTCTGCAAGAATATGCAGCAGGCAGAACACCCAATCCTGATGTGCTGTGTAATGCTGAAATCAAATTCAAATGTTTCTTAGATTACGCCATTGAACAGGGCGCAGAAGCCATTGCAACAGGACACTACGCCCGAAAACAAATCCGCAATGGTGTGCATTATTTGTTGCGCGGATTGGATAACAACAAAGACCAAAGCTATTTCCTCTACCGTTTACAACCACATCAATTGGAAAAATCCTTGTTTCCATTAGGGCATTTGCAAAAAACCGAAGTGCGCCGTTTGGCGACAGAATTGAAGCTACCTACCGCCACCAAAAAAGACAGCACAGGCATTTGCTTTATTGGCGAACGCCCATTTCGCGAGTTTTTGCAAAAATACCTACCAACCCACAACGGCAACATGGTTACCCCCGAAGGCAAAATCGTTGGTGAACACGTTGGCTTAACATTTTACACCATTGGACAACGCAAAGGTTTGGGAATTGGCGGTGCGGGCGAGCCGTGGTTTGTGGTGGGCAAAGACTTACCGAAAAATGAATTGTTGGTTGTACAAGGGCATGACCACGAATTATTGTACACAAATTCATTGGAAATGAATCAGTTAAGCTGGACGCTGCCTGAAAAACCAGTCGCAGGACGCTATACCTGTAAAACACGTTACCGCATGGCAGATGCCGCGTGTGAATTACGCTATCTATCTGATGATACAGCTGAATTATTATTTAATGAACCACAATGGGCAGTGACTCACGGACAATCTGCTGTGTTATATGATGGGGAAATTTGCTTGGGTGGTGGCATCATTACCGCAACCGATAAACCATTAATCAAATTGTAA
- a CDS encoding prolipoprotein diacylglyceryl transferase: protein MLESLVFHDQTKAYLFHAMTEWLALSGGFMLYNHLRKHNGRPSMLANKSGIWVLIFCLLGAGTGNKLVSILQFPELWGLAQTNPQQFWLAVISGQSVVGGLLGGWIGVEIGKKIAGIRSRTGDDFVAPILLGLVIGRTGCFAAGLHDGTYGMHTDLPWGVDFGDGARHPTQLYEWLMALIALILLPKWRQFFTHEQGLTFRVLMFGYLLWRLLIDGLKPAPAGWWFGWSGIQWVCIFGLIIIAATYRKTVE, encoded by the coding sequence ATGCTGGAATCACTTGTCTTTCATGACCAAACCAAAGCATATTTATTTCATGCCATGACCGAATGGTTGGCTTTAAGCGGTGGCTTTATGTTGTATAACCATTTGCGTAAACACAACGGACGCCCTTCCATGCTTGCCAACAAAAGCGGTATTTGGGTATTGATATTTTGTTTGCTTGGCGCAGGTACGGGAAATAAATTGGTGTCTATTTTGCAATTTCCTGAATTATGGGGTTTGGCACAAACGAATCCACAGCAATTTTGGCTGGCGGTCATATCGGGGCAAAGCGTGGTAGGTGGATTACTGGGTGGTTGGATTGGTGTAGAGATTGGCAAAAAAATCGCAGGGATTCGGTCGCGTACGGGTGATGATTTTGTTGCGCCGATTTTGTTGGGTTTGGTGATTGGGCGTACGGGCTGTTTTGCGGCTGGACTACATGACGGTACTTATGGTATGCACACCGATTTACCTTGGGGTGTGGATTTTGGTGATGGGGCGCGACACCCAACTCAGTTATACGAATGGCTGATGGCTTTAATTGCACTGATTTTGTTACCCAAATGGCGACAATTTTTCACACATGAGCAAGGATTGACCTTTCGTGTGTTGATGTTTGGTTATTTGCTGTGGCGGCTATTGATTGATGGGCTGAAACCTGCGCCTGCTGGCTGGTGGTTTGGCTGGAGCGGGATTCAGTGGGTGTGTATATTTGGCTTGATTATTATTGCGGCGACTTATCGGAAAACAGTAGAATAA